The Adhaeribacter radiodurans genomic interval TGGTTAACCGGCGCCTTGGTAACTTTCTTAACTTTGGCGATAAACTTAAGCTGCTCAGTGGTGGCTTCTTCCGAGTCAATGAACAAACAATCTTTTTTCTCTGGCCACACCGTTGGTTGATGAAACGGCGACTCGATGCGGGGTACTTCACCTTGGTTAATCTGATGGGCATAGGAGATGATCAAGGAGGCAGCCGCTTGCCGGAACACTTTGGTCAGCTTCTGGCAAGGCACTACGCTGGAGGCAATCAGATCTTTTAACACGTTACCGGCCCCCACGGCGGGTAGTTGATCGGCATCCCCGATCAGCACCACCTGCCCGTGTAGCGGCACCGCCCGCAGCAAGGCCGCCGCTAAATGAACATCCAACATGGAGCATTCATCAATGATCAAAATGTCCGTTTGCAGCGGGTCTTCTTCGTTGCGCTTAAAACCGCCTTTTCCCGGATCGAACTCCAGCAAGCGGTGGATGGTTTTGGCTTCCAGACCAATCACTTCGCTCATGCGCTGCGCCGCTCTGCCGGTGGGAGCAGCCAGCATGACTTTCTTACTCCTATATTGGAGTACCCCCACCAAAGCCCGGGTAGTGGTGGTTTTCCCGCAACCCGGGCCTCCGGTAAGAATAGAAAGCCGGTGCGCGGTTATTTGGAGCACACTTTCCCGTTGTTCTTCACTCAAGGTAATCTTATTTAGCTGGCAAAACACATCCAGGTCTTGCTGTATATGTTCTTGATCTACCTTAATAGGATTGCCCACCAGTTGTTTTATTTTAGTGGCAATGTATTGTTCATCATAATACAAGGAGTGGGCGTAGAAACATTTTTGTTTATTGCCTTGCTCATCGGGCAGCAACCTGATTTTAAGTTCCTCTTTTTCTTCCATTTCCCGCAGGTTCGTCTCCACGGGAGTAGAACTAGGTAAGGAAATGAGCTCCGTTACCGCTTGCATGATTTGCGGCTGGGTCAAATAACAATGGCCTTCTTCGCGGGCATTTTGCAGCACATGCGCAATAGCTGCCTGAATGCGCTGCGGGGAATCTGGAGCTATGCCCAAACTTAATGCTACTTTATCGGCCGAGAAAAAGCCTATGCCGTAGATGTCAGTAGCTAAGCGATACGGATTGGTTTGCACGAGCTCAATGGCATCGTTGCCGTAGGTCTTGTAAATCTTGACGGCAAACAAAGTAGAGATGTTATGGGATTGTAAAAACAACATCACGTTACTGATTTCCTGGTGTTCTAACCACGCCTGGCGGATCATCTCCAGCTTGAGCTGAGCAATGCCTTCTACTTCGGTGAGCTTTTCGATACTTTTTTCGAATACCGTCAGCGTCTGATCGCCAAAGTGCTTGACGATCCGCTTCGCCGTTACCGGACCTACGCCTTTGATTAAGCCGGAACCTAGGTACTTCTCCAGGGCATTTGCCGTAGCTGGTTTGCGCTCGATAACTTTACTGGCTTTAAATTGCAAACCATAGGCGGGATGGTTGACCCATTCGCCATAGAAGTCCATGGTAGCGCCGGCAAATACTTTGGATTGATGCACCAGCACCGTGGTTTCTTCTTGTGGTCTTTGGAAGCTGTTTACCTTCAGAACGGTATAGCCAGTTTCCACACTATGGAAAGTAATGCGCTTGACTATACCAGATAGCTTTTCTAAATCCGTAGTTGGTTTATGATCTATTGCCGGCATATAATATAATAATTGGGCTAAGAGAGGCAAAGATAAAGCTACCGCCCTCTGAATACTAAAATACAATCCTAAAAGTTAAGAGTAATTGCATGAAGCTTTATGAAGGAACAACCGCGGATTCGTTATTCTTATAAAAATGACGAATCTTTCTATACGCTATTCATACTACTGAGTCACAAATAGGATAGTAATCGATATTACTATTAATAATTACATAAAGATTATCAGTAACATTTGAATAAAGTAATAACGATCGACACTTGGGACGGATTGGGACAGGAATTGCTTAGGTTGGATTATCCGCCTTTAATATAACGAAGGTAATTTATATAGTTACTTAGAGTACTTAGCTGTTTGAATAGGAGGGGATCAACGCATTCGTATTTTTAATTAAATATGTTGTACTAGTTTGATGAAATGTTCTTCTGGGAGCCCCAGGAATTATCGATAATTCTAACTTTTACATCGTAAATGTTCCTATAAGCTATTTAACCCTATTACCTGCCATAATCCCCAAGGGCTAAGCAATGCTAATCGGGAATAATAAAGTATTCTTTTTAATATGGTTCGCCGGTTAGAATTAGGCGATTCTGCTTCTACATTAGCATATTGGAGGTGATTTAAGGAAGATTCCAGGCTTTCAGAATGGACCGCACAACTGGTTGTGGTCACTAAAGTGTCTAACCAAAGCCGGGATTGCTCCGCAATTATTCTCACTTGGGTAAATATTTCATCAATCCGTTTTTCTTGGAGGTCAGATTTTTCTAGTTCATTGCTATAACTTTCCAGCAGATCGTAATTCTTCTGAAGGAGAGGGCGGATAATCTCCTCTGGCATATGTTCCATTTTGCTAAATCTTCTTTGTTGTTCACTATTAACATAGTATAGAAACTTTAGCTAGTAGGTGGTTAGATATTATTGCTTGGGTCGGAGTAAAACAGTTAATTATAGCCTCTTAACTAAGAGCTTAGGAAACCCTATTTAACATAAGTTTGGTTATAAGCCAAAGAGTAAGAGTTGAACCTAGCCAAGTTTTAAAAGAACCTACACGGGGATAGTTTAAGATAGGAGGGGTGCTGGATCGAGGAACTGGTCTCATAACGGGAAAAGTCAAGATTTACTACTTAAAGTGACCGGTTAAAATAGGAGAAGGCAAAACATCAAGTAAGTTTTTCGGTTACTAATAGCTTGCTCACTGCCCGTTACTACTGCTCTCTATGGAAAACACTTTTGGCCTTCCCCTCATCCCGGAAAATGAATCCGAACGGCTCGCCGCATTACGGCGGTTAAACCTTCCTAAAACCTACGTGGAGGATGGCACCTTTAAGCATATCACGGCCATGGCGGCACGCATGTTCCAGGTGCCCATTGCCATTGTCAACGTGGTGGAAGAATACGGTGTGATCACGTTGGCGGGCACCGGGATGGAGGCGGGTACCGTTATTCCCCGGGGAATAAGTCTGTGCTCCCTCTCTATCTTGGATGATAATGTGACGGTCTTTCAGCAGGCCAAAGACGAACCGTGTTTACTGGCCAACCCTTTGGTGCACGGCGAATTTGGTTTAGAATTTTACGCGGCCGCTCCCCTGAAAACGGCTCACGGGCAGAAGATTGGGGCCTTGTGTCTGGTCGATAAAAAGCCCCGGGCATTCTCCGCACTGGATCAGCGCATCCTAGAGAACCTGGCCAGTATTGTCATGGATGAAATAATGAAAAAATCGCAGGAAACTGATACTTAAAGGAACAATAGAAAATTCTCCGGATATAACCAGAAAGTACTTGGCAGAATTTGGTTCAGAAAAGGATTATTCGCTAGAGAATCAATTTATGTCGTTTTACATAACATAACTTATAGGACTCAAAATAAGGAAAGAGCAAGCTGGTTACTGCTTACCCAGAGCAAAAGATTTTCTTTTGGCAATAAAGTTTCCCCCAATCAGGAAAATAGCGGAAAGAAGCAGGAAGAGCAGGGATATACCCAGACAATTGATAAGAACCGACTGGGCACCGATCGTTTTAACATTAAGAAAAGGATACGGATAAAAGCCGGCCCAACTGGCGCGAATCAAAACAAAAAGTAGATAAGCAATAGGATAAAGGAACCAATACCAAATGGTTTTCCAGTTCAATTGATTCTGGTTGCTGAATAGTACCCAATAAATGATAAAAAGCACCGGATTTACTACGTGCAGGAGTTCGTCCACCAGCATTTGAAGATCTTGGGGATCCCAAATAAAGCGTAGCACGAGGTTATAGATAAGTCCCACAATAAAAATATAAATGGCTACTGCCGTTTGTGTGGCTTGTTTGGAAAAGAAAGCTGCTAGTTTAGAGTTTGGCCTAAAAAGCAAACAGGTACTGAGCAAAGCAATAAGGAGGTTAGTGTCCAGCGTAAAGTAGCTAAAATACCGGATGATGGTTTCTGCAGGAGAGGCAATTTGGCTGTGCAGATTCAAGTAGAACTGGCAGAGTAAGGCAATCCATTCTAATAAGAAAATAAGTGTTAGAATACCCTTACGCATATTGTTTAATTATAAATTTATTTATCATTACAACCACTCAATCAGCGAAACGGCAATTCCAATGGTACTTTGCCGGTGGTTATAATCGATCAGGGTTTCTCCGTAACCGTGCGAAAGTTGTAAATGACCTTTCAGGTGCCCTGCTACACGGTAAGTCCAGTCAAATACCAGTTGCCCCCGGTTTTTATTTCCTAACCGTAAAGAATGACTGCCGGTGAGCGCATATAAACTACGACCGCCATTGTAAATCAATGTAGCATCACCGCGGCCCACGTAATCGGTAATCGCTGGGTTTTCATCGTCTGTATCCGGCAAGCGGTACC includes:
- the recD2 gene encoding SF1B family DNA helicase RecD2, producing MPAIDHKPTTDLEKLSGIVKRITFHSVETGYTVLKVNSFQRPQEETTVLVHQSKVFAGATMDFYGEWVNHPAYGLQFKASKVIERKPATANALEKYLGSGLIKGVGPVTAKRIVKHFGDQTLTVFEKSIEKLTEVEGIAQLKLEMIRQAWLEHQEISNVMLFLQSHNISTLFAVKIYKTYGNDAIELVQTNPYRLATDIYGIGFFSADKVALSLGIAPDSPQRIQAAIAHVLQNAREEGHCYLTQPQIMQAVTELISLPSSTPVETNLREMEEKEELKIRLLPDEQGNKQKCFYAHSLYYDEQYIATKIKQLVGNPIKVDQEHIQQDLDVFCQLNKITLSEEQRESVLQITAHRLSILTGGPGCGKTTTTRALVGVLQYRSKKVMLAAPTGRAAQRMSEVIGLEAKTIHRLLEFDPGKGGFKRNEEDPLQTDILIIDECSMLDVHLAAALLRAVPLHGQVVLIGDADQLPAVGAGNVLKDLIASSVVPCQKLTKVFRQAAASLIISYAHQINQGEVPRIESPFHQPTVWPEKKDCLFIDSEEATTEQLKFIAKVKKVTKAPVNHTVKEHNMLEEPPGTYPTSDLYTQGSNFSIPAKFSHVDLEALQQSRSSSEELKEVLERVHPWSSLHYGLSAVGMIEKLQAAIIPKYYGPETEIQILSPMTKGSLGTANLNKVMQEKINPASSGKAQLIVGGRIFREADRVIQKRNNYDLNVFNGDIGQIIQVDNEEMELTVSFKAGQEVKEVTYQKEHLLELDLAYAITIHKSQGSEFETIIIPVVTQHFGMLFRNLVYTGITRAKKLVVFVGTRKALALAVNKQNTAIRQTALAYLLKQ
- a CDS encoding GAF domain-containing protein; the encoded protein is MENTFGLPLIPENESERLAALRRLNLPKTYVEDGTFKHITAMAARMFQVPIAIVNVVEEYGVITLAGTGMEAGTVIPRGISLCSLSILDDNVTVFQQAKDEPCLLANPLVHGEFGLEFYAAAPLKTAHGQKIGALCLVDKKPRAFSALDQRILENLASIVMDEIMKKSQETDT
- a CDS encoding Pr6Pr family membrane protein, giving the protein MRKGILTLIFLLEWIALLCQFYLNLHSQIASPAETIIRYFSYFTLDTNLLIALLSTCLLFRPNSKLAAFFSKQATQTAVAIYIFIVGLIYNLVLRFIWDPQDLQMLVDELLHVVNPVLFIIYWVLFSNQNQLNWKTIWYWFLYPIAYLLFVLIRASWAGFYPYPFLNVKTIGAQSVLINCLGISLLFLLLSAIFLIGGNFIAKRKSFALGKQ